The proteins below come from a single Bacillota bacterium genomic window:
- a CDS encoding sortase, which produces MPLDTPGKKGKRGIRFQKKTRTSAGIALLIVGILLLASPWLTDLYTNWLQGRLLQEYEGAFDELPGIDLLPAEGAPTGFDHVILKVPSIELEAAVIAPPTTIEELDRLNRKGPVFFRSSAVPGARETVAIIAHRNVYGGHFKNIHHIAEGDRIYLDTPQRNYIYSFTESVIVDINDDDKMGEIFEVEPENHRLLLTTCEHMGKNPHWDTPYRLIVAANLEEVEYKLE; this is translated from the coding sequence ATGCCCCTGGATACACCCGGGAAAAAGGGAAAAAGAGGGATCAGATTCCAGAAAAAAACCAGAACGAGCGCGGGAATTGCACTCTTGATCGTGGGGATCCTCCTGCTGGCAAGTCCCTGGCTGACCGATCTTTATACCAATTGGCTACAAGGCAGATTGCTGCAGGAATACGAGGGGGCCTTCGACGAACTGCCCGGTATAGATCTCCTCCCCGCCGAGGGTGCACCGACCGGTTTTGACCATGTGATCCTGAAGGTTCCCTCGATCGAACTGGAAGCAGCGGTCATCGCTCCGCCCACCACTATCGAGGAATTGGACAGATTGAACCGCAAGGGGCCTGTTTTTTTCAGAAGTTCGGCCGTGCCCGGAGCAAGGGAAACCGTGGCCATCATTGCCCACCGCAATGTTTACGGCGGCCATTTCAAGAATATCCATCACATTGCTGAAGGCGACAGGATATATCTGGATACACCGCAACGCAATTATATCTATTCGTTTACCGAATCGGTAATCGTCGACATAAATGATGACGACAAGATGGGAGAGATCTTTGAAGTGGAACCGGAAAATCATCGGTTACTGCTGACCACCTGTGAACACATGGGCAAGAATCCCCATTGGGACACGCCCTACCGCCTGATAGTGGCCGCCAACCTGGAGGAAGTGGAATACAAGCTGGAATAA
- a CDS encoding TIGR03960 family B12-binding radical SAM protein, which translates to MNEHRPPPKIQRLLHRVTAPARYVGNELNSVVKDFHNTALKLALAFPDLYEVGMSNLGLRILYDIVNSREEMLAERVFAPAADMEKLLREEKIPLFSLENYMPLRSFDIIGFSLQYELTYTNVLNMLDLADIPLRSADRDEREPLIIGGGVCAFNPEPVAPFFDLFVVGDGEEVLPELLEVYRSGRDGGLTRKKMLLELAQLEGVYVPSFYRPCYEAGNFTGIEPAHSQVPSVIEKRLLHDLNEAPHPTAPIVPFREIVHDRAIVEISRGCMRGCRFCQAGTTYRPRRTRSVEKIRELALSLIENTGYDELSLASLSSSDYPHIEQLVKELGEALPPRVNLSLPSLRMDSFSVRLAAAVQGKTRGSLTFAPEAGNFRLRRAINKNISDESLFQALEHAFRAGWRTFKLYYMIGLPTETDDDVLAIARQVEEMFALYRRLGCRGRLRLTVSTSTFTPKAHTPFQWEPQITPAETHRRQQLLARSLKQGRSVQYKWHDRDMSFMEAVFSRGDRRLADVLERAWAGGCKFDHWSDHFNMDRWLKAFDEAGIAPADYALRRYELEDPLPWEHLRTGLKKEFLIKEYRKSLNGI; encoded by the coding sequence TTGAATGAACATAGGCCCCCTCCAAAAATACAACGCTTGCTCCACAGGGTTACTGCCCCCGCTCGTTATGTGGGCAATGAACTGAATTCAGTGGTCAAGGATTTTCACAATACGGCCCTGAAATTGGCCCTTGCTTTCCCCGATCTTTACGAGGTGGGTATGTCCAACCTGGGGTTGCGGATCCTTTATGACATCGTCAACAGTCGGGAGGAGATGTTGGCGGAGAGAGTCTTTGCCCCCGCTGCTGACATGGAAAAATTGTTGCGCGAAGAGAAAATTCCGCTCTTCTCCCTCGAGAATTACATGCCTCTACGCAGTTTTGATATCATCGGTTTCTCCTTGCAGTACGAGCTGACCTACACCAACGTGTTGAATATGCTCGACCTGGCCGATATTCCCCTTCGCAGTGCAGACCGCGATGAACGTGAGCCGCTGATCATCGGTGGAGGTGTCTGTGCTTTCAATCCAGAGCCCGTGGCCCCGTTCTTCGATCTTTTTGTCGTCGGTGATGGCGAGGAGGTTCTGCCCGAACTGTTGGAAGTTTACAGAAGTGGCAGGGACGGGGGCCTGACCAGGAAAAAGATGCTCCTTGAACTGGCGCAACTCGAAGGTGTTTATGTCCCATCATTTTACCGGCCATGCTATGAAGCCGGTAATTTTACGGGCATTGAACCGGCGCACAGCCAGGTGCCTTCCGTGATCGAAAAACGTCTGCTTCATGACCTGAATGAAGCCCCCCATCCAACTGCCCCGATAGTACCTTTCCGGGAGATAGTTCATGATCGAGCCATCGTGGAGATATCCCGGGGTTGTATGCGGGGGTGCCGCTTCTGCCAGGCGGGCACTACCTACCGTCCGCGGCGCACCCGTTCCGTGGAGAAGATCCGTGAATTGGCCCTCTCCTTGATCGAGAACACCGGTTATGATGAACTTTCCCTGGCTTCCCTGAGCAGCAGCGATTATCCGCACATCGAGCAGCTGGTCAAGGAATTGGGGGAAGCCCTGCCACCCCGGGTGAATCTTTCCCTCCCTTCGCTCAGGATGGATTCGTTCTCGGTCAGATTGGCTGCCGCCGTGCAGGGCAAAACCAGGGGCAGTCTTACTTTTGCCCCCGAGGCGGGAAATTTCAGGCTTCGTCGGGCTATCAACAAGAACATCAGCGATGAATCGCTTTTCCAGGCGCTTGAACATGCTTTCCGGGCCGGGTGGCGTACCTTCAAACTGTATTATATGATCGGCCTTCCCACGGAAACGGATGATGATGTGCTGGCCATAGCCAGGCAGGTGGAGGAAATGTTTGCTCTTTACCGCCGGCTGGGGTGCCGGGGGCGGCTCAGGCTGACGGTGAGCACCTCCACTTTCACGCCCAAAGCTCATACCCCTTTTCAGTGGGAGCCCCAGATAACCCCGGCGGAGACTCATCGCAGACAACAGTTGCTTGCCCGCTCCCTGAAGCAGGGCAGGTCGGTTCAATACAAGTGGCATGACAGAGACATGAGCTTCATGGAGGCGGTTTTCTCCCGCGGCGACCGGCGCCTGGCCGACGTGCTGGAGAGGGCATGGGCCGGGGGCTGCAAATTCGACCACTGGTCCGATCATTTCAATATGGACAGATGGCTGAAGGCTTTCGATGAGGCCGGGATAGCGCCCGCTGATTATGCCTTGCGTCGCTATGAACTCGAGGACCCCCTGCCCTGGGAACATTTGCGTACCGGGTTGAAGAAAGAGTTTCTGATCAAGGAATACCGGAAATCTTTGAATGGGATTTGA
- a CDS encoding DUF2344 domain-containing protein, producing the protein MEQRLKFSYRREEDIKYISHLDMIRLLQRAARRANIPVACSGGFNPQPRLSIALPLPLGVTAAHELAEIYLKESLPPSLFVAGMREKLPRGLSLIDAEEVSDREPPLMQVIDAALYIAFPLPGGDPLPEGILHEGVEDIKERTELIVQRVRKKGTRRVDIRPYIMELKVTGKDDGTEAIEMFLQAGSRGGAHPVELLQMIGAACGWERLPHHMQIHRSALFHDCRGHWEQLV; encoded by the coding sequence ATGGAACAGCGGCTGAAGTTCAGTTACAGGCGCGAGGAGGACATAAAATACATTTCACATCTGGATATGATACGGCTGCTACAGCGGGCGGCAAGAAGGGCAAATATACCCGTCGCCTGCAGTGGCGGCTTCAATCCCCAACCCCGGTTGAGCATCGCCCTGCCCCTGCCGCTGGGTGTTACGGCGGCGCATGAGTTGGCGGAGATATACCTGAAGGAGAGCCTTCCCCCATCTTTGTTCGTGGCCGGGATGAGGGAGAAACTGCCCCGGGGTCTCTCACTCATTGATGCTGAAGAAGTTTCCGACCGGGAGCCCCCCCTGATGCAGGTGATCGATGCCGCTCTCTACATTGCTTTCCCCTTGCCGGGCGGAGATCCCTTGCCTGAAGGTATTTTGCATGAGGGAGTCGAAGATATCAAGGAGCGTACGGAACTGATCGTGCAGAGGGTAAGAAAAAAGGGCACCCGCCGGGTGGACATACGCCCATATATCATGGAGCTGAAGGTTACCGGGAAAGATGATGGAACGGAAGCCATCGAAATGTTTCTGCAGGCCGGGTCCCGTGGTGGTGCACACCCGGTGGAGCTGCTTCAGATGATAGGGGCGGCCTGCGGATGGGAAAGACTTCCTCACCACATGCAGATTCATCGGAGCGCTTTGTTTCACGATTGCCGGGGGCACTGGGAACAGCTCGTATAA
- a CDS encoding Rne/Rng family ribonuclease, with translation MGKEIIVNYDYRVSRVAVLENGRLVEIYIERPLQHRVVGNIYKGTVANILPGMEAAFVDIGLERNAFLYVDDIRPYQDYEERRTEPHPPIENILSVGEEIMVQVTKEPFSQKGARLTGQITIPGRYAVLVPGAGYVGVSRRIEDSDEKERLRKLAEKMRPEGMGIIVRTVAESADEDLLGHDIKYLCNLWRRIQKRFREQGAPANLYQDLALTCRVARDMLGEDVNTFMVDNIHEHEKVLEILDYTSPHLKSRVKLYKGPDPIFDHYNIEKDINKALERQVWLKCGGYLVIDEIEALTVIDVNTGRYTGRKNLAETVLRTNLEAAEEIAYQIRLRDIGGIIIVDFIDMETEEHRQKVLDRLSASFKNDRMRTYILGLTNLGLVEMTRKKVRQDLAAFLQQPCPYCDGAGRVLTPIVVGIRIEKELKKQLPALDNEAVLIEAHPEAAALLIGTGGSNLRKLENEIGKYVFVRGNEDIHMEKYRIVSTGSLDEISKIALPVKPGDILEVQIEEPHIGNPGNGIARFHGFVIDVSGAADCLGQKINVEIKEVNRTFARAEKYDVPC, from the coding sequence TTGGGTAAAGAAATAATCGTCAATTACGATTATCGTGTGAGCCGCGTGGCGGTTCTGGAAAATGGCCGTCTCGTGGAGATCTATATTGAACGCCCCTTGCAGCATCGTGTGGTTGGGAACATCTACAAGGGGACGGTAGCCAATATCCTCCCCGGAATGGAGGCCGCCTTTGTAGATATCGGCCTGGAACGCAATGCGTTCCTTTACGTGGATGATATACGCCCTTACCAGGATTACGAGGAGAGAAGAACGGAACCCCACCCCCCGATAGAGAACATCCTGTCCGTTGGGGAAGAGATCATGGTTCAGGTGACCAAGGAACCTTTCAGCCAGAAGGGAGCCCGCCTGACCGGTCAGATTACCATTCCCGGGCGTTATGCGGTGCTGGTTCCCGGCGCAGGTTACGTGGGCGTATCGCGGCGCATCGAGGATTCCGATGAAAAAGAAAGACTGCGAAAACTGGCCGAAAAAATGCGGCCCGAGGGTATGGGGATCATCGTCAGGACCGTGGCCGAGTCAGCGGACGAGGATCTTCTCGGGCATGATATAAAATATCTCTGCAATCTGTGGCGCCGCATCCAGAAACGTTTTCGTGAACAGGGCGCCCCCGCGAACCTGTACCAGGACCTGGCACTTACCTGCCGGGTGGCCAGGGACATGCTCGGTGAGGATGTGAACACCTTCATGGTTGACAATATACACGAACATGAAAAGGTTCTGGAGATCCTCGACTACACCTCTCCGCATCTGAAGAGCAGGGTCAAACTCTACAAGGGGCCCGACCCCATCTTTGACCATTACAACATCGAGAAAGATATCAACAAGGCCCTTGAAAGGCAGGTTTGGCTGAAATGCGGCGGCTATCTGGTAATAGATGAAATCGAGGCTCTGACCGTGATAGACGTGAACACGGGGAGGTACACCGGGCGGAAAAACCTGGCCGAGACCGTGTTGAGGACCAACCTCGAGGCGGCGGAAGAGATCGCCTACCAGATCCGCCTGCGGGATATCGGCGGGATCATCATCGTGGACTTTATCGATATGGAGACCGAGGAACACCGCCAGAAGGTACTGGACAGGTTGAGTGCCTCTTTCAAGAATGACCGTATGCGCACCTATATCCTCGGGCTTACCAATCTGGGGTTGGTGGAGATGACTCGCAAGAAGGTGAGGCAGGATCTTGCTGCCTTCCTCCAGCAGCCCTGCCCCTACTGTGATGGGGCCGGCAGGGTGTTGACCCCCATCGTGGTGGGGATCAGGATCGAGAAGGAGCTGAAAAAACAGCTGCCCGCCCTGGACAATGAGGCAGTTCTGATCGAGGCACATCCGGAAGCGGCCGCCCTGTTGATCGGTACGGGAGGCAGCAACCTGCGGAAATTGGAAAATGAAATCGGGAAATATGTTTTCGTGCGCGGCAACGAGGATATCCATATGGAAAAATATCGCATCGTTTCCACCGGTTCGCTGGATGAAATAAGCAAGATTGCCCTGCCGGTTAAACCGGGGGATATCCTTGAGGTGCAGATCGAGGAACCGCATATCGGCAATCCCGGAAACGGCATTGCCAGGTTCCATGGATTTGTCATCGATGTCAGCGGTGCGGCGGACTGCCTGGGACAGAAAATAAATGTCGAGATCAAGGAAGTAAACCGGACTTTTGCCCGGGCGGAAAAGTATGATGTGCCCTGCTAG
- the rplU gene encoding 50S ribosomal protein L21 — protein MFAIIESGGKQYRVSEGDTVEVEKLPLAEGEEVVFENVLMLKDADTLKVGSPFLEGCRVKGRVERQGRARKIIVFKYKPKKNYRRKRGHRQPYTRVLVEKIDFDEQSSS, from the coding sequence ATGTTTGCCATCATCGAGTCCGGCGGAAAACAATATCGTGTCTCCGAGGGGGATACCGTGGAAGTGGAAAAACTTCCCCTGGCCGAGGGAGAAGAGGTGGTCTTCGAGAATGTGCTGATGCTCAAGGATGCCGATACCCTCAAGGTGGGGAGCCCCTTTCTGGAGGGATGCCGTGTGAAGGGGCGCGTGGAGCGCCAGGGCAGGGCCCGTAAAATTATCGTTTTCAAGTACAAGCCCAAAAAGAATTATCGGCGGAAACGGGGGCACCGGCAGCCCTATACGCGTGTTCTTGTGGAAAAGATCGATTTCGACGAGCAATCAAGTTCATGA
- a CDS encoding ribosomal-processing cysteine protease Prp → MIKVTFRRDSRGHIKEFTVEGHAVFAPAGEDIVCAAVSALAQAAILGIEEVVGVKPSVKKADGYLECRLPGGLATAQLHDVGLLLETMALGLRETAEAYPRHVKISDRK, encoded by the coding sequence ATGATCAAGGTAACTTTTCGGAGGGATTCCCGGGGCCATATCAAAGAGTTTACCGTTGAAGGGCATGCCGTTTTTGCCCCTGCGGGGGAAGATATCGTCTGCGCGGCGGTATCCGCCCTGGCCCAGGCGGCGATCCTCGGTATCGAGGAAGTCGTGGGGGTAAAACCTTCGGTCAAAAAGGCAGACGGTTATCTCGAATGCCGGTTGCCCGGAGGGCTGGCTACTGCGCAGCTCCATGATGTCGGCCTGCTCCTGGAAACGATGGCCCTAGGGTTGAGAGAGACGGCGGAGGCTTATCCCCGCCATGTGAAGATTTCTGACCGGAAATAG
- the rpmA gene encoding 50S ribosomal protein L27, with product MRKMDLQLFAHKKGVGSSRNGRDSNAKRLGVKRYGDQIVSAGSILIRQRGTRFHPGRNVGRGRDDTLFALVDGRVVYEVNNRARKQVSVYPEEQLEA from the coding sequence ATGCGCAAGATGGATTTGCAATTATTTGCTCATAAAAAAGGTGTCGGCAGCTCCCGAAATGGACGGGATAGCAACGCCAAACGGTTGGGAGTCAAAAGGTACGGCGACCAGATTGTAAGCGCCGGCAGTATTCTCATCCGTCAGCGGGGTACACGTTTTCATCCCGGCCGGAATGTGGGCCGTGGCAGGGATGACACCCTCTTTGCTCTGGTTGACGGGCGTGTTGTCTATGAAGTCAACAACCGGGCCCGCAAGCAGGTGAGCGTTTATCCCGAAGAACAACTGGAAGCATAA
- the obgE gene encoding GTPase ObgE, with amino-acid sequence MFLDEVSIEVSGGRGGDGALSFRREKHVPHGGPDGGNGGRGGAVILEATDALHTLLDFRYRRHWKAPSGGKGGRRNRQGHRGEDLVIPVPAGTVVRDEGGTVLADLVSPGAKITVAEGGRGGYGNRHFASSRRRTPRLYEKGEPGVSRTVLLELKLIADVALVGFPNVGKSTLLTRISAARPRIADYPFTTLTPHLGVVRVGEGSSFVAVDLPGLIEGAHEGAGRGDLFLRHAERSLILLHLIDVSEMAGSDPLKRYDLLNREIALYSPELSRKPQVVVGNKVDLPGGRERLEKLRHELHRRSRNERNAEGDGAPEMEIRGISAATGEGVDALIKHLALKVNARRKERSKAAEGPVKTVVLKPGAPPDGGGLQVFKKGDIYRVRGEGIERLALRTDFENEEATRRFRRYCKRIGLDHLLRSRGVCRGDTVIIAEHEFIFDDEGEGTEFPF; translated from the coding sequence ATGTTCCTGGATGAGGTGTCCATAGAGGTAAGCGGTGGCCGGGGAGGAGACGGGGCGCTCTCCTTCCGGCGGGAAAAGCATGTGCCGCACGGTGGTCCCGATGGAGGCAATGGCGGCAGGGGCGGGGCGGTGATTCTCGAAGCGACCGATGCCCTGCATACCCTGCTTGATTTCCGTTACCGCCGCCACTGGAAGGCACCTTCCGGCGGCAAGGGCGGCCGACGGAACCGCCAGGGGCACAGGGGGGAAGACCTGGTTATTCCTGTACCTGCCGGCACGGTGGTACGTGACGAAGGTGGTACAGTTCTTGCCGACCTCGTTTCTCCCGGTGCGAAGATAACGGTGGCGGAAGGGGGCCGCGGGGGATACGGGAACCGCCATTTTGCAAGCTCCAGAAGAAGAACGCCGCGCCTGTATGAAAAAGGGGAACCCGGCGTTAGCCGGACGGTGTTGCTGGAACTGAAGCTCATCGCCGATGTGGCGTTGGTCGGTTTCCCCAACGTCGGTAAATCAACCCTGCTGACCAGAATTTCCGCTGCCCGTCCCCGGATAGCGGATTACCCCTTTACCACCTTGACCCCCCATCTGGGAGTGGTCAGAGTGGGGGAAGGCAGCAGTTTCGTGGCCGTTGACCTTCCGGGTTTGATCGAAGGGGCACACGAGGGGGCAGGCCGGGGTGACCTTTTTTTGCGCCATGCCGAAAGAAGCCTGATTCTTCTTCATCTGATCGATGTGTCGGAGATGGCGGGCAGTGACCCGCTGAAACGTTACGATCTGCTCAACAGGGAGATAGCGTTGTACAGCCCGGAACTGTCTCGCAAACCGCAGGTAGTTGTGGGCAACAAGGTTGACCTGCCGGGGGGCCGGGAACGGCTGGAAAAGTTGCGACATGAATTGCATCGGCGCAGCAGAAATGAGAGGAACGCGGAAGGTGACGGGGCGCCGGAAATGGAAATCCGGGGGATTTCCGCGGCTACCGGCGAGGGAGTGGATGCATTGATAAAACACCTCGCCCTGAAAGTAAACGCCCGGCGGAAAGAAAGAAGCAAGGCCGCGGAAGGCCCCGTGAAAACAGTGGTCCTGAAGCCGGGGGCACCACCGGACGGGGGCGGGTTGCAGGTTTTCAAGAAGGGGGATATTTATCGTGTGCGGGGTGAAGGGATAGAAAGGCTCGCCCTCCGCACCGATTTCGAGAATGAAGAAGCCACACGCAGATTCCGGCGCTACTGTAAACGCATCGGCCTCGATCATCTGCTGCGCAGCAGGGGCGTATGCCGGGGGGACACGGTTATCATCGCCGAACATGAATTTATTTTCGATGATGAGGGAGAAGGGACTGAATTTCCTTTTTGA
- a CDS encoding nicotinate-nucleotide adenylyltransferase — protein sequence MVGEVNELNIGLMGGTFDPIHIGHLVAAEEARQQYDLSKVIFIPAGWPPHKEDELTSDPEHRYMMTVLAVTDNPSFEVSRFEIDKNKPSYTIETVRYYREIFGKNVDLFFITGADAILEIPAWAEFEELLDTCTFIAASRPGYSLEKLYERLASHYPHVRKRVHLLENPAMAVSSTFIRERVRSGKTVKYLTTGSVENYIYKYGLYRGKNIDRKVYFSS from the coding sequence ATGGTTGGGGAGGTAAATGAATTGAACATCGGCTTGATGGGCGGCACTTTCGACCCAATTCATATCGGCCACCTCGTGGCGGCGGAGGAAGCACGCCAGCAGTATGATTTGAGCAAGGTCATTTTTATTCCTGCCGGCTGGCCCCCGCACAAGGAAGATGAACTGACAAGCGATCCCGAACACAGATACATGATGACCGTTCTGGCTGTAACTGACAACCCCTCTTTCGAGGTTTCCCGCTTCGAGATTGACAAAAATAAACCTTCATATACAATTGAAACTGTCCGTTATTATCGGGAGATCTTTGGCAAGAACGTTGATCTGTTTTTTATTACCGGAGCAGACGCTATCCTGGAAATTCCGGCCTGGGCAGAATTCGAGGAATTGCTCGATACCTGCACGTTCATTGCCGCCTCCCGCCCGGGTTATTCCCTGGAGAAGTTGTATGAAAGGCTGGCGTCTCATTACCCCCATGTGCGTAAAAGAGTGCATCTGCTGGAGAACCCGGCCATGGCGGTATCTTCCACTTTTATCAGGGAAAGGGTCAGATCCGGCAAAACGGTCAAATATCTTACCACCGGCTCGGTGGAGAACTATATATACAAGTATGGTCTTTATCGAGGGAAAAATATTGATAGAAAAGTATATTTTTCCTCTTGA
- a CDS encoding RNA-binding protein: MVKTFYVGNIPWSTTEDELQQAFSQFGEVLACRIITERATGRSKGYGFVEVNEEDAERILEQANGLEMEGRQLVVNEAKPREDQ; the protein is encoded by the coding sequence GTGGTAAAAACATTTTACGTGGGGAATATTCCTTGGTCGACAACCGAAGACGAACTCCAGCAGGCTTTTTCACAATTCGGCGAAGTACTTGCTTGCCGCATTATAACAGAGAGAGCAACAGGAAGATCGAAGGGCTACGGTTTCGTTGAAGTGAATGAGGAAGATGCCGAACGTATTCTTGAGCAGGCGAACGGGCTTGAGATGGAAGGCCGCCAGCTGGTGGTCAATGAGGCCAAACCAAGAGAAGATCAGTAG
- a CDS encoding HD domain-containing protein: protein MRRCRNIGFLRKKLGNELFRHSVGVARMAALLARAHGEDENLAYLAGLWHDCAKPLSAERLRKKAVEFSLRTDGVTRHSPHLLHAPVGAVMAAQKAGIEDERVLRAIEFHTTGKPGLGRFEQIIYLADAVEINRVYPGVRRLRKMAFHDLDGALLEAVDNAIKKVIERGYLLHPFSAAFRNELLLKRKND from the coding sequence ATGAGAAGATGCAGAAATATCGGTTTTTTAAGAAAAAAGCTGGGGAACGAGCTTTTTCGACACAGTGTGGGCGTTGCCCGCATGGCGGCCTTGCTGGCCCGGGCTCATGGCGAGGACGAAAATCTGGCCTATCTGGCCGGTTTGTGGCATGATTGCGCCAAACCTCTCTCCGCGGAACGTCTTCGGAAGAAGGCGGTTGAATTTTCCTTGCGTACGGACGGGGTTACCCGGCATTCGCCACATCTTCTGCACGCCCCCGTCGGCGCCGTTATGGCCGCTCAAAAAGCAGGTATCGAGGATGAGCGGGTTTTGAGGGCGATCGAATTTCACACCACGGGCAAGCCGGGGCTGGGCAGGTTCGAACAGATCATCTACCTTGCCGATGCCGTGGAAATAAACCGTGTTTACCCCGGCGTTCGCCGTCTGCGGAAGATGGCTTTTCACGATCTGGACGGGGCCCTTCTGGAAGCAGTGGACAACGCCATAAAAAAAGTGATAGAAAGGGGCTACCTGCTGCACCCGTTTTCGGCGGCATTCAGAAATGAATTGTTGTTGAAGAGAAAAAATGATTGA
- the rsfS gene encoding ribosome silencing factor: MIDKGGYLLQKEQELAQLAARLAAEKKAQDTVLLEVGKITYLADYFLICTATSGQHVKTLSDFLREKLKEAGAELRHIEGYREARWVLMDYASLIIHIFQPAEREFYNLERLWSDALPKKEQQVTEKTVVD, translated from the coding sequence ATGATTGACAAAGGGGGATACTTGTTGCAAAAGGAGCAAGAATTGGCTCAACTTGCGGCCAGGCTGGCAGCTGAAAAAAAAGCACAGGATACCGTGCTCCTGGAAGTGGGGAAGATAACATACCTGGCAGATTATTTTTTGATCTGCACCGCTACCTCGGGGCAGCATGTCAAGACCCTGAGTGATTTTTTACGGGAGAAGCTCAAGGAAGCCGGTGCGGAACTGCGGCATATCGAAGGTTACAGGGAGGCCCGGTGGGTACTGATGGATTATGCATCCCTGATCATCCACATCTTTCAGCCAGCAGAGAGGGAGTTTTACAACCTGGAACGTTTATGGAGCGATGCTTTACCGAAGAAGGAACAACAGGTAACGGAGAAGACCGTTGTTGACTAG
- a CDS encoding HesA/MoeB/ThiF family protein: protein MDGKDELKQALHRLAGGKKASAGEKFCILGLAETGKLARRFEKTVKQIEIAALQHGLVPERYLRNMGTVGPEGQLKLLLSEVAVVGLGGLGGLASELLARMGVGSLILVDGDKFTESNLNRQIGAAESSLGMNKALVAQRRIGQINSAVEVRAVPDYVGKAELVDLLEHVHLAMDCLDNLPARFDLESACQERNIPMVHAAIGGCMGQLAVIRPGTPLLSSIYGNTRLEDVRSGKGPGPEAHPGNPAATPALIASWEVSEAVKILLGGKGVLCNELLYLDLQNNEVDRIALK from the coding sequence ATGGATGGCAAGGATGAGCTGAAACAGGCCCTTCACCGTCTGGCCGGCGGGAAGAAAGCATCCGCAGGGGAAAAATTCTGCATTCTGGGCCTGGCCGAAACCGGAAAACTGGCCCGCCGTTTTGAAAAGACTGTCAAACAGATTGAAATAGCTGCTCTGCAGCATGGGTTGGTGCCGGAACGTTATTTGCGAAACATGGGGACTGTCGGCCCGGAGGGCCAGTTGAAACTGCTCCTCTCGGAAGTAGCGGTGGTCGGTCTCGGTGGGTTGGGGGGCCTGGCCTCTGAATTGCTGGCGCGGATGGGCGTGGGGTCTCTGATTCTTGTCGATGGCGATAAATTTACTGAATCCAACCTGAACCGCCAGATCGGGGCTGCCGAGTCCAGCCTGGGGATGAACAAGGCCCTGGTTGCACAGCGTCGCATCGGGCAGATAAACAGTGCCGTGGAAGTGCGGGCTGTCCCCGATTATGTTGGAAAAGCCGAGCTTGTGGATCTGCTTGAACACGTGCACCTGGCCATGGATTGCCTTGACAATTTGCCGGCTCGGTTTGATCTGGAGAGTGCCTGCCAGGAAAGAAACATCCCCATGGTTCATGCGGCTATCGGGGGTTGTATGGGGCAGCTGGCCGTGATCCGTCCCGGGACTCCCCTCCTGTCCTCGATTTACGGAAACACCCGTCTGGAGGACGTCCGGTCCGGGAAAGGGCCTGGACCGGAGGCTCATCCGGGGAATCCCGCGGCAACGCCCGCTTTGATCGCTTCCTGGGAGGTGAGCGAGGCCGTAAAAATATTGCTGGGCGGGAAGGGTGTTCTCTGCAACGAACTTCTGTACCTGGATCTTCAGAACAACGAAGTGGACCGTATTGCCCTGAAATGA